A genomic region of Sarcophilus harrisii chromosome 6, mSarHar1.11, whole genome shotgun sequence contains the following coding sequences:
- the LOC100915367 gene encoding olfactory receptor 10AG1-like — translation MEGRNLTLVMEFILLGFSDLPKLQGFLFWIFSVIYMVILIGNTLIIVITQVDPTLQTPMYFFLGNFSFLEICYTSVTLPTILMNLWTQNRRISFAACAAQLCIFLILGCFLLAVMACDRYVAICKPLYYPLIMNHKVCTRLVAGAWISAIPVVIVLAYQIFSLPFCGSNKVNHIFCDIHPLLKLACGDTSLNELSVYIDGVLFGMAPFVLILVSYTKIINAILKLPSATGRYKAFSTCSSHLIVVGLFFGSALIMYVRPKSSHSAGIDRILSIFYTIVTPMFNPMIYSLRNKDVICALKKLLIK, via the coding sequence atggaaggaagaaatctCACTCTTGTGATGGAATTCATTCTCCTGGGCTTTTCTGACCTTCCCAAGCTCCAAGGCTTTCTATTTTGGATTTTCTCTGTAATCTATATGGTTATCCTGATAGGAAATACCCTCATCATTGTTATAACCCAAGTCGATCCAACTCTTCAAACccccatgtattttttccttggaaatttttctttcttggagaTTTGCTACACATCAGTCACTCTTCCCACAATCCTGATGAACCTTTGGACCCAAAACAGACGTATTTCTTTTGCAGCTTGTGCTGCTCAGCTTTGTATCTTCCTTATTCTGGGCTGTTTTCTACTAGCTGTAATGGCATGTGATCGTTATGTAGCTATCTGTAAACCTCTGTATTATCCTCTTATCATGAATCATAAGGTGTGTACCAGGCTTGTAGCTGGTGCATGGATAAGTGCAATCCCAGTTGTGATTGTACTGGCTTATCAGATTTTCTCCTTGCCTTTTTGTGGTTCTAACAAAGTCAATCATATATTTTGTGATATTCATCCTCTGCTGAAGTTGGCCTGTGGGGACACTTCTCTGAATGAGCTATCTGTCTATATTGATGGTGTTCTTTTTGGCATGGCTCCCTTTGTCCTGATTTTGGTATCCTACACCAAAATCATCAATGCCATTCTAAAGCTGCCATCAGCCACAGGGAGATACAAAGCTTTTTCTACTTGTTCTTCCCACCTCATAGTTGTTGGCTTATTCTTTGGTTCTGCTCTCATTATGTATGTGAGACCTAAGTCTAGCCATTCAGCTGGAATAGACAGAATCCTCTCAATTTTCTATACAATTGTAACCCCAATGTTTAACCCTATGATATACAGCCTGAGGAACAAAGATGTTATTTGTGCTCTGAAAAAATTACTAATTAAGTGA